From the genome of Streptomyces showdoensis, one region includes:
- a CDS encoding class I SAM-dependent methyltransferase encodes MCRVCGGPVRQFFDFGRQPLSDAFVDPDRVDEEYFYRLAVGLCESCGMTQLLDEVPRDRMFHEAYPYHSSGSAHMRRHFEQTAGRLSRAHLRGDDPFVVEIGCNDGVMLRALAKEGIRHLGVEPSGGVAELARQQGVRVRNTFFEEGTAAEIRAADGPADLVYSANTICHIPYLDSVFRGLDTLLAPHGVFVFEDPYLGDILERTTFDQIYDEHFYFFTLTSVRTAAARYGFEVVDVERLPVHGGELRYTLRRAGRGAPSPAVAELAAEEERRGLCRPEVFEGFAAGIERIRTDLTDLLRGLRADGKRVVGYGATAKSATVTNYCGIGPELIEWVCDATPAKHGRLTPGTHIPVRPTEALTEPYPDYAVLFAWNHAEEIMAKERLFRESGGRWIVYAPEVRVI; translated from the coding sequence ATGTGCCGTGTCTGTGGAGGACCCGTCCGTCAGTTCTTCGACTTCGGGCGCCAGCCGCTCTCCGACGCCTTCGTGGACCCCGACCGGGTCGACGAGGAGTACTTCTACCGGCTCGCCGTGGGCCTCTGCGAGTCCTGCGGCATGACCCAGCTCCTGGACGAGGTCCCCCGGGACCGCATGTTCCACGAGGCCTACCCCTACCACTCGTCCGGCTCGGCCCACATGCGCCGCCACTTCGAGCAGACGGCCGGCCGGCTCTCCCGCGCCCATCTGCGCGGCGACGACCCCTTCGTGGTGGAGATCGGCTGCAACGACGGCGTGATGCTGCGGGCCCTGGCCAAGGAGGGCATCCGCCACCTGGGCGTCGAGCCCTCCGGCGGCGTCGCCGAACTCGCCCGCCAGCAGGGCGTCCGGGTCCGCAACACCTTCTTCGAGGAGGGGACGGCGGCCGAGATCCGGGCCGCGGACGGCCCCGCCGACCTCGTCTACTCGGCCAACACCATCTGCCACATCCCTTACCTCGACTCCGTCTTCCGCGGCCTCGACACGCTGCTCGCCCCGCACGGCGTCTTCGTCTTCGAGGACCCCTACCTCGGCGACATCCTGGAACGCACCACCTTCGACCAGATCTACGACGAGCACTTCTACTTCTTCACCCTCACCTCGGTGCGCACCGCCGCCGCCCGGTACGGCTTCGAGGTCGTCGACGTCGAACGGCTGCCGGTACACGGGGGCGAGCTCCGCTACACCCTCCGGCGGGCCGGCCGGGGCGCCCCGAGCCCGGCCGTCGCCGAGCTGGCCGCCGAGGAGGAGCGCAGGGGGCTGTGCAGGCCCGAGGTCTTCGAGGGCTTCGCCGCCGGGATCGAGCGCATCCGCACCGATCTGACCGACCTCCTGCGCGGCCTGCGGGCCGACGGCAAGCGGGTGGTCGGCTACGGCGCCACCGCCAAGAGCGCCACCGTGACCAACTACTGCGGCATCGGGCCCGAGTTGATCGAGTGGGTCTGCGACGCGACGCCCGCCAAGCACGGACGGCTCACCCCCGGCACGCACATCCCGGTCCGTCCGACCGAGGCGCTGACCGAGCCCTACCCGGACTACGCGGTGCTGTTCGCCTGGAACCACGCCGAGGAGATCATGGCCAAGGAGCGGCTGTTCCGCGAGTCCGGCGGCCGCTGGATCGTCTACGCGCCCGAGGTCCGCGTCATCTGA